One genomic window of Burkholderia diffusa includes the following:
- a CDS encoding cytochrome ubiquinol oxidase subunit I, translated as MISSEVVDLSRLQFGITALYHFLFVPLTLGLSWLLVIMEAVYVMTGKQVYKDMTQFWGKLFGINFAMGVTTGITLEFQFGTNWSYYSHYVGDIFGVPLAVEGLMAFFLESTFVGLFFFGWNRLSKVKHLIVTFLVALGSNLSALWILVANGWMNNPVGAEFNYQTMRMEMTSLFDVLFNPVAQVKFVHTVSAGYVSAAMFVLGVSSWYLLKKRDVDFALRSFAVAAGFGLAATLCVIVLGDESGYTTGEVQKMKLAAIESEWETQPAPASFTLIGIPNQEEQRTDYAIKIPYALGLIATRSIDEPVIGLRELAKHSEEHIQSGMVAYGALQKIKQGDTSEATRALFDQHKQYLGYGLMLKQFTPNVTDATPDQIKAAAKKTIPPVAPVFFSFRIMVALGFLFVATFVAAFWFCARRELLQDNRRWFLRYALWAIPLPWIAIEFGWIVAELGRQPWTIAGVLPTHLSASSLQPSDLYLSLAGFVLFYTALFVIEIKLMFKYARLGPSSLHTGRYHHELAAASERAAV; from the coding sequence ATGATAAGTAGCGAAGTCGTCGATCTGTCACGTCTGCAGTTCGGCATCACGGCGCTCTACCACTTCCTGTTCGTGCCACTGACGCTCGGGCTGTCCTGGCTGCTCGTCATCATGGAAGCCGTCTACGTGATGACCGGCAAGCAGGTCTACAAGGACATGACCCAGTTCTGGGGCAAGTTGTTCGGCATCAACTTTGCGATGGGCGTGACGACCGGCATCACGCTCGAATTCCAGTTCGGCACGAACTGGTCGTACTACTCGCACTACGTCGGCGACATCTTCGGTGTGCCGCTCGCGGTCGAAGGCCTGATGGCGTTCTTCCTCGAATCGACGTTCGTCGGCCTGTTCTTCTTCGGCTGGAACCGACTGTCGAAGGTCAAGCACCTGATCGTCACGTTCCTCGTCGCGCTGGGCTCGAACCTGTCCGCGCTTTGGATCCTCGTCGCGAACGGCTGGATGAACAATCCGGTCGGCGCAGAGTTCAACTACCAGACGATGCGCATGGAGATGACAAGCCTGTTCGACGTGCTGTTCAACCCGGTCGCCCAGGTGAAGTTCGTGCACACGGTATCGGCCGGCTACGTGTCGGCGGCGATGTTCGTGCTCGGCGTGTCGTCGTGGTATCTGCTGAAGAAACGCGACGTCGACTTCGCGCTGCGCTCGTTCGCGGTCGCGGCCGGCTTCGGCCTCGCGGCGACGCTCTGCGTGATCGTGCTCGGCGACGAATCGGGCTATACGACCGGCGAAGTGCAGAAGATGAAGCTCGCCGCGATCGAGTCCGAATGGGAAACGCAGCCGGCACCGGCATCGTTCACGCTGATCGGCATCCCGAACCAGGAAGAGCAGCGCACCGACTACGCGATCAAGATCCCGTACGCGCTCGGCCTGATCGCGACGCGCTCGATCGACGAACCGGTGATCGGCCTGCGCGAGCTCGCGAAGCACAGCGAGGAGCATATCCAGAGCGGGATGGTGGCCTACGGCGCACTGCAGAAGATCAAGCAGGGCGACACGAGCGAGGCGACCCGCGCATTGTTCGACCAGCACAAGCAGTATCTCGGCTACGGGCTGATGCTCAAGCAGTTCACGCCGAACGTGACCGACGCGACGCCCGACCAGATCAAGGCCGCCGCGAAGAAGACGATCCCGCCGGTCGCGCCCGTGTTCTTCTCGTTCCGGATCATGGTCGCCCTCGGCTTCCTGTTCGTCGCGACGTTCGTTGCCGCGTTCTGGTTCTGCGCGCGCCGCGAACTGCTGCAGGACAACCGCCGCTGGTTCCTGCGCTATGCGTTGTGGGCGATCCCGCTGCCGTGGATCGCGATCGAATTCGGCTGGATCGTCGCCGAGCTCGGCCGCCAGCCGTGGACGATCGCCGGCGTGCTGCCGACGCACCTGTCCGCGTCGAGCCTGCAGCCGAGCGACCTGTACCTGAGTCTCGCCGGCTTCGTCCTGTTCTATACCGCGCTGTTCGTCATCGAAATCAAGCTGATGTTCAAGTACGCGCGCCTCGGCCCGTCGTCGCTGCATACCGGCCGCTATCACCACGAACTCGCCGCAGCCAGCGAGCGTGCCGCGGTTTGA
- the cydB gene encoding cytochrome d ubiquinol oxidase subunit II, with product MDYATLKLIWWLLVGVLLIGFAVTDGFDMGATALLPFLGKTDEERRIIVNTVGATWEGNQVWLITAGGAMFAAWPLVYAASFSGFYFAMLLVLFALFFRPVGFDYRSKRPDPRWRAGWDWGLFVGGFVPALVFGVAFGNLLQGVPFKFDSDLRVTYYGGFWALLNPFALLCGLVSLTMLVAHGAAFIKMKTDGVIARRASIALRVSALLAVVLFVLAGVLIASTIGGFHITHAAPTDTVANPLLKDVAAGSGLWLANYGEYPWMMAAPVVGIAGGLLALLLAGSKQEKTAFFCTGLMIAGVILTAGFSMFPFIMPSSLDPRSSLTVWDSTSSHMTLQVMLFAVIVFLPIVLLYTGWVYRVMRGKVTHQSLEENKHSMY from the coding sequence ATGGACTACGCAACTCTCAAGCTGATCTGGTGGCTGCTCGTCGGCGTGCTGCTGATCGGCTTCGCCGTCACCGACGGCTTCGACATGGGCGCGACCGCGCTGCTGCCGTTCCTCGGCAAGACCGACGAGGAACGCCGCATCATCGTCAACACGGTCGGCGCGACATGGGAAGGCAACCAGGTGTGGCTGATCACGGCCGGCGGCGCAATGTTCGCCGCCTGGCCGCTCGTCTATGCCGCATCGTTCTCCGGCTTCTACTTCGCGATGCTGCTCGTGCTGTTCGCGCTGTTCTTCCGGCCGGTCGGCTTCGACTATCGCAGCAAGCGGCCCGACCCGCGCTGGCGCGCAGGCTGGGACTGGGGCCTGTTCGTCGGCGGCTTCGTGCCGGCGCTGGTGTTCGGCGTCGCGTTCGGCAACCTGCTGCAAGGCGTGCCGTTCAAGTTCGACAGCGACCTGCGCGTGACCTACTACGGCGGCTTCTGGGCGCTGCTGAACCCGTTCGCGCTGCTCTGCGGGCTCGTCAGCCTCACGATGCTGGTCGCGCACGGCGCCGCGTTCATCAAGATGAAGACCGACGGCGTGATCGCACGCCGCGCGTCGATCGCGCTGCGCGTGTCGGCGCTCCTCGCGGTCGTGCTGTTCGTGCTGGCCGGCGTGCTGATCGCGTCGACCATCGGCGGCTTCCACATCACGCACGCCGCGCCGACCGACACGGTAGCGAACCCGCTGCTCAAGGACGTCGCCGCCGGCTCGGGCCTCTGGCTCGCGAATTACGGCGAGTATCCGTGGATGATGGCGGCACCGGTCGTCGGGATCGCGGGCGGCCTGCTCGCGCTGCTGCTCGCCGGCTCGAAGCAGGAAAAGACGGCGTTCTTCTGCACCGGCCTGATGATCGCCGGCGTGATCCTGACCGCGGGCTTCTCGATGTTCCCGTTCATCATGCCGTCGTCGCTCGACCCGCGCAGCAGCCTGACCGTGTGGGATTCGACATCGAGCCACATGACGCTGCAGGTGATGCTGTTCGCGGTGATCGTGTTCCTGCCGATCGTCCTGCTCTATACGGGCTGGGTGTATCGCGTGATGCGCGGCAAGGTCACGCATCAATCGCTCGAAGAGAACAAGCACTCGATGTACTGA
- the cydX gene encoding cytochrome bd-I oxidase subunit CydX, which produces MWYFSWILGIGVALSFGIVNAMWLEARQKPQEAPVRVRRD; this is translated from the coding sequence ATGTGGTATTTCAGCTGGATTCTCGGTATCGGCGTCGCGCTGTCGTTCGGCATCGTCAACGCGATGTGGCTCGAAGCACGGCAGAAGCCGCAGGAAGCGCCGGTGCGCGTACGCCGCGACTGA
- a CDS encoding family 20 glycosylhydrolase, with protein sequence MKSTFPSLLTGLLIAALLPAASCAEPARMSAGASAGAARPATQPADLATLLSNGLALRVAVDNNHAAAAGVPCADLGADGAACAAGRLILQNRGHQTIADGGWKLYLHSIRRLLRIDRPGFALRRLTGDLYELTPQPGSMRLAPGERIELPFVAEYWLMRYSDVIPRPYVVVDGAPPAVLRYNDTDDELRYVESLPADAQNNSTGNAPPVAARPDASRALPSVKREQPLPGTLDLRGVELALPDLPDAQVAALRERAATLGLDGARVPVRGAVAPRRLPADIAVPGGYRLAIGPRGVLIEGYDRAGLYYGVQTFYSLAPAGGGPIPSMLVEDAPRFTHRGMHVDLARNFKHTATLRRLIDQMSAYKLNRLHLHLSDDEGWRIEIPGLPELTEIGSRRCHDPSETRCLLPQLGSGPDNRSGGGYLTRDDYVALVRYAAARFVTIIPEIDMPAHARAAVVTMEARYRRLHAAGREQEANAYRLLDPQDTTNLTTVQFYDRRSDLNPCVPGALNFASKVIREIAAMHADAQAPLHTWHYGGDEAKNIFLGAGFQPLNGTDPNKGRIDVAAQDKPWARSPACTALLQRGEIKSTDELPTRFAKQVSAAVAANGIDTMAAWQDGIKHANGPQDFSTRHVMVSLWDTIFWGASDSARDLSSKGYLTVLALPDYLYFDFPYTLNPRERGYYWGSHATDEYKVFSFAPENLPQNAEVMGDRDGNAFEVTGTGPAPRIEGMQGQAWGEVMRNDTFLEYMVYPRLLALAERAWHRAEWELPYAAGVRFKRGDTHHVDLAALQRDWAGFATLLTQRELPKLDRAGIGYRKPTFTLTNP encoded by the coding sequence ATGAAAAGCACGTTTCCTTCCCTGTTGACCGGCTTGCTGATCGCCGCTCTGCTACCCGCAGCGAGTTGTGCCGAGCCTGCTCGGATGTCCGCTGGAGCGAGCGCTGGCGCGGCCCGGCCGGCCACGCAGCCAGCCGACCTTGCGACGCTGCTGTCGAACGGCCTCGCGCTGCGCGTCGCCGTCGACAACAACCACGCGGCCGCGGCCGGCGTGCCGTGCGCCGATCTCGGCGCCGACGGGGCGGCCTGCGCGGCCGGCCGCCTGATCCTGCAGAACCGCGGTCATCAGACGATCGCCGACGGCGGCTGGAAGCTGTACCTGCACAGCATCCGCCGGCTGCTGCGGATCGATCGCCCGGGCTTCGCGCTGCGGCGGCTCACCGGCGACCTGTACGAGCTGACGCCGCAGCCGGGCTCGATGCGGCTTGCACCCGGCGAACGCATCGAACTGCCGTTCGTCGCCGAATACTGGCTGATGCGCTACAGCGACGTGATTCCGCGCCCGTATGTCGTCGTCGACGGCGCACCGCCCGCCGTGCTCCGCTACAACGACACCGACGACGAGCTCCGCTATGTCGAATCGCTGCCGGCCGACGCGCAGAACAATTCGACCGGCAACGCGCCGCCCGTGGCGGCACGCCCCGACGCGAGCCGCGCACTGCCGAGCGTGAAGCGCGAACAGCCGCTGCCCGGCACGCTGGACCTGCGCGGTGTCGAGCTTGCGCTGCCGGACCTGCCGGATGCGCAGGTCGCGGCGCTGCGCGAACGTGCGGCGACGCTCGGGCTCGATGGCGCGCGCGTGCCGGTCCGCGGCGCAGTCGCACCGCGCCGGCTGCCGGCCGACATCGCGGTGCCGGGCGGGTACCGGCTCGCAATCGGGCCGCGCGGCGTGCTGATCGAAGGCTACGATCGCGCGGGCCTCTACTACGGCGTGCAGACATTCTATTCGCTCGCGCCCGCTGGCGGCGGCCCGATCCCGTCGATGCTCGTCGAGGATGCGCCGCGCTTCACGCATCGCGGAATGCACGTCGACCTCGCGCGCAACTTCAAGCACACGGCGACGCTGCGCCGCCTGATCGACCAGATGAGCGCGTACAAGCTGAATCGCCTGCACCTGCATCTGTCCGATGACGAAGGCTGGCGCATCGAGATACCCGGCCTGCCCGAGCTGACCGAAATCGGCTCGCGCCGCTGTCACGATCCGAGCGAGACGCGCTGCCTGCTGCCGCAACTCGGCTCGGGGCCGGACAACCGCTCAGGCGGCGGCTATCTGACGCGCGACGACTACGTGGCGCTCGTTCGCTACGCAGCTGCCCGGTTCGTCACGATCATCCCCGAGATCGACATGCCCGCACACGCGCGCGCGGCCGTCGTGACGATGGAGGCGCGCTACCGGCGGCTGCATGCGGCCGGCCGCGAGCAGGAAGCGAACGCCTACCGGCTGCTCGATCCGCAGGACACGACGAACCTGACGACGGTGCAGTTCTACGACCGGCGCAGCGACCTGAACCCGTGCGTGCCGGGCGCGCTCAATTTCGCGTCGAAGGTGATCCGCGAGATCGCGGCAATGCATGCGGACGCGCAGGCGCCGCTGCATACCTGGCACTACGGCGGCGACGAAGCGAAGAACATCTTCCTCGGCGCGGGCTTCCAGCCGCTGAACGGCACCGACCCGAACAAGGGGCGCATCGATGTCGCCGCGCAGGACAAGCCGTGGGCGCGTTCACCCGCGTGCACGGCGCTGCTCCAGCGCGGCGAGATCAAGTCGACCGACGAGTTGCCGACGCGTTTCGCGAAACAGGTGAGCGCGGCGGTCGCCGCGAACGGGATCGACACGATGGCCGCGTGGCAGGACGGCATCAAGCATGCAAACGGGCCGCAGGACTTCAGCACGCGTCACGTGATGGTGTCGCTGTGGGACACGATCTTCTGGGGCGCGTCGGACAGCGCGCGCGACCTGAGCAGCAAGGGCTACCTGACGGTGCTCGCGCTGCCCGACTACCTGTACTTCGACTTCCCGTACACGCTCAATCCGCGCGAGCGCGGCTACTACTGGGGCTCGCACGCGACGGACGAGTACAAGGTGTTCTCGTTCGCGCCCGAGAACCTGCCGCAGAACGCGGAAGTGATGGGCGATCGTGACGGCAACGCGTTCGAGGTGACCGGCACGGGCCCCGCGCCGCGTATCGAAGGCATGCAGGGGCAAGCGTGGGGCGAGGTGATGCGCAACGACACGTTCCTCGAATACATGGTCTATCCGCGGCTGCTCGCGCTCGCCGAACGCGCGTGGCACCGGGCCGAGTGGGAGCTGCCGTATGCGGCCGGCGTGCGGTTCAAGCGCGGCGACACGCATCACGTCGACCTGGCCGCGCTGCAGCGCGACTGGGCTGGCTTCGCGACGCTGCTCACGCAGCGCGAATTGCCGAAGCTCGACCGGGCCGGCATCGGCTACCGGAAGCCGACCTTCACGTTGACGAACCCGTGA
- the nagE gene encoding N-acetylglucosamine-specific PTS transporter subunit IIBC yields MDGNPFLKIQGLGRALMLPIAVLPVAGILLRLGQPDVFNIKMIADAGGAIFDNLPLLFAIGVAVGFAKDNNGVAALAGAIGYLIETAIMKDIDPKLNMGVLSGIIAGVVAGLLYNRYKDIKLPDYLAFFGGKRFVPIITGLACVILGIVFGYVWQPIQHAIDAAGQWLTTAGAIGAFVFGFLNRLLLVTGLHHIINSLAWFVFGNFTPPAGGELVHGDLHRFFAGDPTAGTFMAGFFPIMMFGLPAACLAMLHEAPKERRAMVGGLLFSMALTSFLTGVTEPIEFSFMFLAPVLYVIHAVLTGLSLAICQILGVKLGFTFSAGAIDYVLNYGLSTKGWIAVPLGIAYGIAYYGLFRFFIRKFNMATPGREPASADAAAESYASGGFVAPAAGAAAAAPRAQRYIAALGGAGNLTVVDACTTRLRLTVVDPEKVSEPELKSIGARGVLKRGGNSVQVIIGPEADIIADEMRSAIGSGATGAAVTATAAAAQPVTGAAAGPLDPDPLRWLAVFGGATNVASLDAIATTRLRVVVRDASAVDRDRLGALDVAWVSPDTFHIVCGNAAARYAEQLGARLTSTGGGAAAQPA; encoded by the coding sequence ATGGACGGGAATCCGTTTCTGAAGATACAGGGCCTGGGCCGGGCGCTGATGCTGCCGATCGCGGTGTTGCCGGTCGCCGGCATCCTGCTGCGGCTCGGACAGCCGGACGTGTTCAACATCAAGATGATCGCCGACGCCGGCGGCGCGATCTTCGACAACCTGCCGCTTCTGTTCGCGATCGGCGTGGCGGTTGGTTTCGCGAAGGACAACAACGGCGTGGCGGCACTCGCGGGCGCGATCGGTTACCTGATCGAAACCGCGATCATGAAGGACATCGATCCCAAGCTGAACATGGGCGTGCTGTCCGGGATCATCGCGGGCGTGGTCGCGGGCCTGCTGTACAACCGCTACAAGGACATCAAGCTGCCCGACTACCTCGCGTTCTTCGGCGGCAAGCGGTTCGTGCCGATCATCACCGGGCTCGCGTGCGTGATACTCGGCATCGTGTTCGGTTACGTGTGGCAGCCGATCCAGCATGCGATCGACGCGGCCGGCCAGTGGCTGACGACGGCGGGCGCGATCGGTGCGTTCGTGTTCGGCTTCCTGAACCGCCTGCTGCTCGTCACAGGCCTGCACCACATCATCAACTCGCTCGCGTGGTTCGTATTCGGCAACTTCACGCCGCCGGCCGGCGGCGAGCTCGTGCACGGCGACCTGCACCGCTTCTTTGCGGGCGACCCGACCGCGGGCACCTTCATGGCGGGCTTCTTTCCGATCATGATGTTCGGCCTGCCGGCCGCGTGTCTCGCGATGCTGCACGAAGCGCCGAAGGAGCGCCGCGCGATGGTCGGCGGCCTGCTGTTCTCGATGGCGCTCACGTCGTTCCTCACCGGCGTGACCGAGCCGATCGAATTCAGCTTCATGTTCCTCGCGCCGGTGCTGTACGTGATCCACGCGGTGCTCACGGGGCTGTCGCTCGCGATCTGCCAGATCCTTGGCGTGAAGCTCGGCTTCACGTTCTCGGCCGGCGCGATCGACTACGTGCTGAACTACGGGCTGTCGACGAAGGGCTGGATCGCGGTGCCGCTCGGTATCGCATACGGCATCGCGTATTACGGGCTGTTCCGCTTCTTCATCCGCAAGTTCAACATGGCGACGCCGGGCCGCGAGCCGGCCTCGGCCGATGCGGCGGCCGAGTCGTACGCATCGGGCGGCTTCGTCGCGCCGGCGGCTGGCGCCGCGGCGGCAGCACCACGTGCGCAACGCTACATCGCCGCGCTCGGCGGCGCCGGCAACCTGACCGTCGTGGACGCCTGCACGACGCGCCTGCGCCTGACCGTCGTCGATCCGGAGAAGGTGTCGGAGCCGGAGCTGAAGTCGATCGGCGCGCGCGGCGTGCTCAAGCGGGGCGGCAATAGCGTGCAGGTGATCATCGGGCCGGAGGCCGACATCATCGCCGACGAGATGCGCTCGGCGATCGGCAGCGGCGCGACCGGTGCCGCCGTGACGGCCACGGCCGCCGCAGCTCAGCCTGTCACCGGTGCGGCGGCCGGTCCGCTCGATCCCGATCCGCTGCGCTGGCTCGCGGTGTTCGGCGGGGCGACCAACGTCGCCTCGCTCGACGCGATCGCGACCACGCGCCTGCGCGTCGTCGTGCGTGACGCATCGGCGGTCGATCGCGATCGACTCGGCGCGCTCGATGTCGCATGGGTGTCGCCGGACACGTTCCACATCGTCTGCGGCAATGCGGCGGCACGCTATGCCGAACAGCTCGGCGCGCGCCTGACGTCGACGGGCGGCGGGGCGGCCGCGCAACCGGCCTGA
- the ptsP gene encoding phosphoenolpyruvate--protein phosphotransferase, with product MRRAEESQLKSSTHDQIVLLSPLTGPIVALADVPDPVFSGGMFGDGIGIDPLAGRLVAPCAGVVSHLARTGHAVTITTPQGAEVLLHIGIDTVELNGQGFAARVEAGARVAAGDLLIEFDQDAVARSAHSLVSVIAIANSDAFDVVERASGFATAGETPLLTLRVKGDAAVQAAQTGEAAMNEVRREVVLTQPGGLHARPAARAREAAHGLDAHVDVHFDGRKASIASVVGLLGLGAGEGATIELVGRGAHAQQAVDAIERELLREAHGEVEEKPARLKSPAPQPIVRNPGATLDPNTLAGVCAAPGIAVGTLVRLDDADIVPPEQATGTPASESRRLDQALTAVDAELGETVRNASARGAVGEAGIFAVHRVLLEDPTLVDAARDQISLGKSAGFAWRATIRAQIDTLSKLDDALLAERAADLRDIEKRVLRALGHTSGATRTLPDEAVLAAEEFTPSDLSSLDRQRVTALVMARGGATSHAAIIARQLGIPALVAVGDALYAIPDGTQVVVDASAGRLEHAPTALDVERARHERQRLDGVREANRQMAGAAAATTDGRAIEVAANIATLDDANTAVDNGADAVGLLRTELMFIHRQAAPSVVEHQQSYQSIVDALQGRTAIIRTLDVGADKEVDYLTLPPEPNPALGLRGIRLAQVRPDLLDDQLQGLLAVKPFGAVRILLPMVTDAGELVRLRARIDEFARAQGRTEPIEVGVMIEVPSAALLADQLAQHADFLSVGTNDLTQYTLAMDRCQADLAAQSDGLHPAVLRLIDIAVRGAAKHGKWVGVCGALGGDPLAVPILVGLGVTELSVDPVSVPGIKARVRRLDYQLCRQRAQDLLALDSAQAVRAASREVWPLD from the coding sequence ATGAGACGCGCCGAGGAGTCCCAGTTGAAGAGTTCCACCCATGATCAGATCGTCCTGCTCAGTCCCTTGACCGGGCCGATCGTCGCGCTGGCCGATGTGCCCGATCCGGTGTTCTCCGGCGGGATGTTCGGCGACGGCATCGGCATCGATCCGCTCGCGGGCCGGCTCGTCGCGCCGTGCGCCGGCGTCGTGTCGCATCTCGCGCGCACCGGTCATGCCGTGACGATCACGACGCCGCAAGGCGCGGAAGTGCTGCTGCACATCGGCATCGACACCGTCGAGCTGAACGGGCAGGGCTTCGCCGCGCGCGTCGAAGCCGGCGCGCGTGTCGCGGCGGGCGATTTGCTGATCGAGTTCGACCAGGACGCGGTCGCGCGCAGCGCGCATTCGCTGGTCTCGGTGATCGCGATCGCGAACTCCGACGCGTTCGACGTCGTCGAGCGCGCGAGCGGTTTCGCGACGGCCGGCGAGACGCCGCTGCTGACGCTGCGCGTCAAGGGCGACGCCGCCGTGCAGGCGGCGCAGACCGGCGAGGCGGCGATGAATGAAGTGCGCCGCGAGGTCGTGCTGACGCAGCCCGGTGGCCTGCATGCGCGCCCGGCCGCGCGGGCGCGCGAAGCCGCGCACGGGCTCGACGCCCATGTCGACGTGCATTTCGACGGCCGCAAGGCGTCGATCGCAAGCGTGGTCGGCCTGCTCGGCCTCGGCGCCGGCGAAGGCGCGACGATCGAACTGGTCGGCCGCGGTGCGCACGCGCAGCAAGCCGTCGATGCGATCGAGCGTGAGCTGCTGCGCGAAGCGCATGGCGAGGTCGAGGAAAAGCCGGCACGGCTGAAGTCGCCCGCACCGCAGCCGATCGTGCGCAATCCCGGCGCAACACTCGATCCGAACACGCTCGCGGGCGTGTGCGCGGCACCCGGCATCGCGGTCGGCACGCTGGTGCGTCTCGACGATGCGGACATCGTGCCGCCCGAACAGGCGACCGGCACGCCCGCGTCGGAAAGCCGCCGGCTCGACCAGGCGCTGACGGCGGTCGACGCCGAACTCGGCGAAACGGTGCGCAACGCATCGGCGCGCGGCGCGGTCGGCGAGGCGGGGATCTTCGCGGTGCATCGCGTTTTGCTCGAAGACCCGACGCTGGTCGATGCGGCGCGCGACCAGATCAGCCTCGGCAAGAGCGCGGGCTTCGCATGGCGCGCGACGATCCGCGCGCAGATCGACACGCTGTCGAAGCTCGACGACGCACTGCTTGCCGAGCGCGCGGCGGATCTCCGCGACATCGAGAAGCGCGTGCTGCGCGCGCTCGGCCACACGAGCGGCGCGACGCGCACGTTGCCCGACGAAGCCGTGCTCGCCGCCGAGGAGTTCACGCCGTCGGACCTGTCGTCGCTCGACCGCCAGCGCGTGACCGCGCTCGTGATGGCGCGCGGCGGCGCGACGTCGCATGCGGCGATCATCGCGCGCCAGCTCGGCATTCCGGCGCTCGTCGCGGTCGGCGATGCGCTGTACGCGATTCCGGACGGCACGCAGGTCGTCGTCGATGCGAGCGCGGGCCGTCTCGAACACGCGCCGACCGCGCTCGACGTCGAACGCGCGCGCCACGAACGCCAGCGCCTGGATGGCGTGCGCGAAGCGAACCGGCAGATGGCCGGCGCCGCCGCCGCGACCACCGACGGCCGCGCGATCGAGGTCGCCGCGAACATCGCGACGCTCGACGACGCGAACACCGCGGTCGACAACGGCGCGGATGCGGTCGGCCTGCTGCGCACCGAGCTGATGTTCATCCACCGCCAGGCCGCGCCGAGCGTCGTCGAGCACCAGCAGAGCTACCAGTCGATCGTCGACGCGCTGCAGGGCCGCACCGCGATCATTCGCACGCTCGATGTCGGCGCCGACAAGGAAGTCGACTATCTGACGCTGCCGCCCGAACCGAATCCGGCGCTCGGCCTGCGCGGCATTCGCCTCGCGCAGGTGCGCCCGGATCTGCTCGACGATCAGCTGCAGGGCCTGCTCGCGGTGAAGCCGTTCGGCGCGGTGCGGATCCTGCTGCCGATGGTGACGGATGCGGGCGAGCTCGTGCGGCTGCGCGCGCGTATCGACGAATTCGCGCGTGCGCAGGGGCGCACCGAGCCGATCGAGGTCGGCGTGATGATCGAAGTGCCGTCGGCGGCGCTGCTCGCCGACCAGCTCGCGCAGCACGCGGATTTCCTGTCGGTCGGCACCAACGACCTGACGCAATACACGCTCGCGATGGACCGCTGCCAGGCCGATCTCGCCGCGCAGTCCGACGGCCTGCATCCGGCCGTGCTGCGCCTGATCGACATCGCGGTGCGCGGCGCGGCGAAGCACGGCAAGTGGGTCGGCGTGTGCGGCGCGCTCGGCGGCGATCCGCTCGCGGTGCCGATCCTCGTCGGCCTCGGCGTGACCGAACTGTCGGTCGATCCGGTGTCGGTGCCGGGCATCAAGGCGCGCGTGCGCCGTCTCGATTACCAGCTGTGTCGCCAGCGTGCGCAGGATCTGCTCGCACTCGACTCGGCACAGGCGGTAAGGGCAGCAAGCCGCGAGGTCTGGCCGCTCGACTGA
- a CDS encoding SIS domain-containing protein gives MLKEARESAQVVAAQLADTTRVEALAGQLLDHPPAVALTVARGSSDHAASYFASLTMSRLGVPVASLPMSVATLQQAPLKVQDQLAIAFSQSGKSPDLVNTMAALREAGARTVAAVNVLPSPLADACEHQLPLMAGPELSVAATKSYIAMLSLSAQIVAHWQRDTTLLTALRGLPDVLAQAGRLDWSPAVAALAGIERMIVIGRGLGLAIAQEAALKLKETSGIQAEAFSSAEVRHGPMELIDRDYPLLVFALPGPEQAGLLQLAQDMRARGAAVLLAAPAGTPGATLPLARSAHSALDPIAAILSFYVMAADLAAARGRNPDTPRHLNKVTETH, from the coding sequence ATGCTTAAGGAAGCGCGCGAGTCCGCCCAGGTCGTCGCCGCGCAACTCGCCGACACCACGCGCGTCGAAGCGCTCGCCGGCCAATTGCTCGATCATCCGCCGGCCGTCGCGCTGACGGTCGCGCGCGGCAGCTCGGATCACGCCGCCAGCTATTTCGCGAGCCTGACGATGAGCCGCCTCGGCGTGCCCGTCGCGTCGCTGCCGATGTCGGTCGCGACGCTGCAGCAAGCGCCGCTGAAGGTGCAGGACCAGCTTGCGATCGCGTTTTCCCAGTCGGGCAAGAGCCCCGATCTCGTGAACACGATGGCCGCGCTGCGCGAAGCCGGCGCGCGCACCGTCGCCGCCGTCAACGTGCTGCCGTCGCCGCTCGCCGACGCGTGCGAGCACCAGCTGCCGCTCATGGCCGGCCCCGAACTGTCGGTTGCCGCGACCAAGAGCTACATCGCGATGCTGTCGCTGTCCGCGCAGATCGTCGCGCACTGGCAGCGCGACACCACGCTGCTGACGGCATTGCGCGGCCTGCCCGACGTGCTCGCGCAGGCCGGCCGGCTCGACTGGTCGCCGGCAGTCGCCGCGCTCGCGGGCATCGAGCGGATGATCGTGATCGGCCGCGGGCTCGGGCTTGCGATCGCGCAGGAAGCCGCGCTGAAACTGAAGGAAACCTCCGGCATCCAGGCGGAGGCATTCTCGAGCGCCGAAGTCCGTCACGGCCCGATGGAGCTGATCGATCGCGACTATCCGCTGCTCGTGTTCGCGCTGCCGGGGCCGGAGCAGGCCGGGCTGCTGCAGCTCGCGCAGGACATGCGCGCACGTGGCGCGGCCGTGCTGCTCGCGGCGCCCGCCGGCACGCCCGGCGCGACCTTGCCGCTCGCGCGGTCCGCCCATTCGGCGCTCGATCCGATCGCCGCCATTCTTTCGTTCTACGTGATGGCGGCGGATCTCGCCGCCGCGCGCGGCCGCAATCCCGACACGCCGCGCCATCTGAACAAAGTCACCGAAACGCACTGA